One Bacteriovorax sp. PP10 DNA window includes the following coding sequences:
- a CDS encoding 3'-5' exonuclease, which produces MKTFFINKIFNEDKSVTIREFKTLSPDLFNKTVEMNSDLGFCTILDTETTGLDHNKDEIIEIAIRKWIYHKREHHLIKPVEEYSELNEPVRNEISETITELTGITKEDVKGKKIDWSIVAKMIGESDFVLAHNAGFDRPMIEAVAEVSKVSSAKIWTCSFKQVDWAQMGFLSAKQELLSLFHGFHYSGHRALTDIDALANLILQGDYLKEILANAKTKQVCVDCVQAPFEAKDLLKNNGFSWDAPNKFWTKLVSESEVDEMKNFLTEEVYPKGKMKAEFSTIELRDRFKPL; this is translated from the coding sequence ATGAAGACTTTTTTTATTAATAAAATTTTTAATGAAGATAAGAGCGTAACCATTCGCGAATTTAAAACTTTATCTCCTGACTTATTTAACAAAACAGTCGAAATGAATTCTGATTTGGGATTTTGCACGATCCTAGATACTGAAACAACCGGCCTTGATCATAACAAAGATGAAATCATAGAGATCGCTATCAGAAAGTGGATTTATCACAAGAGAGAGCATCACTTAATTAAGCCAGTTGAAGAATACTCAGAACTAAATGAACCAGTTCGCAATGAGATATCAGAGACCATTACTGAGCTTACAGGAATTACGAAAGAAGACGTTAAAGGCAAAAAAATTGACTGGAGTATTGTAGCTAAAATGATCGGGGAATCCGATTTTGTCCTTGCTCACAATGCAGGATTTGATAGGCCTATGATTGAAGCTGTCGCGGAAGTAAGTAAAGTATCATCAGCAAAGATTTGGACATGTTCATTTAAGCAGGTTGATTGGGCCCAGATGGGATTTTTATCAGCGAAGCAGGAACTACTAAGTCTTTTTCATGGTTTTCATTATTCAGGGCATAGAGCGCTTACTGACATCGATGCTCTGGCCAATCTAATACTGCAAGGGGATTACTTGAAAGAAATTTTAGCGAACGCTAAAACTAAGCAAGTTTGTGTTGATTGTGTTCAAGCTCCATTTGAGGCCAAAGATCTTTTAAAGAATAATGGGTTTTCATGGGATGCTCCAAATAAATTTTGGACGAAACTGGTTTCAGAGTCTGAGGTTGATGAGATGAAAAACTTTCTGACTGAGGAAGTTTATCCTAAAGGGAAGATGAAAGCTGAGTTTTCAACAATTGAGTTGAGAGATCGTTTTAAACCTTTGTAA
- a CDS encoding trypsin-like serine peptidase codes for MIALTCLLLSGCVPNQDNTNQNVNLVTGYNVFGHNDKELVTSTERQFKLVGRLIAPDGTYCTASLVWKNLILTAAHCVFKDGEYLKGKYQFLLGASNGTSVAESGVSYIWWGTSDQQANRNQDWAILKLEKPLGEKFGYFGWKSSTEENLENIMQAGYGSLFYQGKSMTGVQECSAKAFLPEKGFIYHDCDTSTGDSGSPLFICEQKTCFIVALHVAEHRNGGNTTLVLDEYNDKNANIAIYTQSFAAKLKELRDANP; via the coding sequence ATGATCGCTCTAACGTGTTTACTTCTATCAGGTTGTGTTCCAAATCAGGACAACACTAATCAAAATGTAAATCTAGTTACAGGCTATAACGTCTTCGGACATAACGATAAAGAACTTGTGACTTCAACAGAGCGACAATTCAAATTAGTTGGAAGATTGATTGCACCAGATGGAACTTATTGTACGGCGAGCCTAGTTTGGAAAAATCTTATTTTAACAGCGGCCCACTGTGTATTCAAAGACGGTGAATACTTAAAAGGTAAATATCAGTTTCTTCTTGGCGCATCTAATGGAACTTCAGTCGCTGAAAGTGGAGTCTCATATATTTGGTGGGGGACTTCAGATCAACAAGCAAATAGAAACCAGGATTGGGCCATTCTAAAACTTGAAAAACCACTAGGGGAGAAGTTTGGGTATTTTGGATGGAAGTCTTCTACAGAAGAGAACTTAGAAAATATTATGCAAGCTGGTTATGGAAGTCTATTTTATCAAGGTAAGAGCATGACTGGTGTGCAAGAGTGCAGCGCCAAAGCATTTCTTCCAGAGAAAGGATTCATCTATCATGATTGTGATACATCTACAGGTGATTCAGGATCGCCATTATTTATCTGTGAGCAAAAAACATGCTTCATAGTTGCCCTACACGTTGCCGAACATCGTAACGGTGGGAATACGACCCTTGTACTGGATGAATACAACGACAAAAATGCAAACATTGCGATCTACACACAAAGCTTTGCGGCCAAATTAAAAGAGTTACGAGACGCCAATCCATAG
- a CDS encoding substrate-binding periplasmic protein, with protein sequence MLRNLLVLTALLFSFQTLAVETWKIASLDWKPYTGESLPEGGIGIVILRAALRAEGIDLVVEFYPWTRAIQKARDPAYAGLYPAWDEEILAGFLKSPVLFKSPVGFVEPRSRPLVWTKLEDLKGKTIGVVQDYGNTLEFMALIKSGVIKTEVVVSDLFNVRKVAAGRIDGAFIDLNNLSYLLKNDAKDVAHKVQANRKVIDTKDLLLAINAKFKNKNAFSILQRGISKIHPDKIINDYKKKYMK encoded by the coding sequence ATGTTAAGAAATTTATTAGTTCTTACTGCTTTATTATTTTCATTCCAAACACTGGCCGTTGAAACGTGGAAAATAGCTTCTCTTGATTGGAAGCCCTACACGGGGGAGTCTCTCCCTGAGGGTGGTATTGGTATCGTCATACTTCGCGCGGCACTTAGAGCTGAAGGAATCGACCTTGTTGTAGAGTTTTATCCATGGACTCGCGCAATCCAAAAGGCCAGGGACCCGGCCTACGCTGGCCTTTATCCAGCATGGGATGAAGAGATTCTGGCCGGTTTTCTTAAATCACCGGTACTATTTAAATCTCCAGTTGGTTTTGTCGAACCAAGAAGCAGACCACTTGTTTGGACCAAACTAGAGGATTTGAAAGGTAAGACAATTGGAGTCGTGCAAGATTACGGGAACACTCTTGAGTTTATGGCACTGATAAAAAGCGGTGTGATTAAAACTGAAGTTGTTGTTTCTGATCTCTTTAATGTCAGAAAAGTTGCAGCAGGAAGAATTGATGGAGCATTTATTGATTTAAATAATCTTAGCTATCTTTTAAAAAACGATGCAAAAGATGTTGCTCACAAGGTACAGGCAAATCGCAAGGTGATTGATACAAAGGATTTGCTTTTGGCAATCAACGCTAAATTTAAAAATAAAAATGCATTCAGTATTTTACAAAGAGGTATCTCAAAAATACATCCTGATAAAATCATCAACGATTATAAGAAAAAATACATGAAATAA